A window from Azoarcus sp. DD4 encodes these proteins:
- a CDS encoding ABC transporter ATP-binding protein has product MLLEGVGLHTYYGASHILHGVNFHICKGEALGLMGRNGMGKTTLIRTLLGFVNPRAGGVLVRGQRMTGGPTYKIARMGIAYVPEGRGIFPNLSVRENLNMAARAGVDGQQDWTFDRVMATFPRLAERINNGGGQLSGGEQQMLTIGRALMTNPDLLILDEATEGLAPLIVREIWRVIREIRDSGIATVIVDKNHAAVTSITDRSMIVVKGQVVFDGPSEEVRNNPELIQKHLGV; this is encoded by the coding sequence ATGCTGCTCGAAGGCGTCGGCCTCCACACCTACTACGGCGCCAGCCACATCCTGCACGGCGTCAATTTCCACATCTGCAAGGGCGAGGCGCTGGGCCTGATGGGCCGCAACGGCATGGGCAAGACCACGCTGATCCGCACCCTGCTCGGCTTTGTCAATCCGCGCGCAGGCGGCGTGCTGGTGCGCGGTCAGCGCATGACCGGCGGGCCGACCTACAAGATCGCGCGCATGGGCATCGCCTACGTGCCGGAAGGCCGCGGCATCTTCCCCAACCTGTCGGTGCGCGAGAACCTCAACATGGCCGCGCGCGCCGGTGTCGATGGCCAGCAGGACTGGACCTTCGACCGGGTGATGGCGACCTTCCCGCGGCTGGCCGAGCGCATCAACAACGGCGGCGGCCAGCTCTCCGGCGGCGAACAGCAGATGCTCACCATCGGCCGCGCGCTGATGACCAACCCCGACCTGCTGATCCTCGACGAGGCCACCGAAGGCCTGGCGCCGCTGATCGTGCGCGAGATCTGGCGGGTGATCCGCGAGATCCGCGACAGCGGCATCGCCACCGTGATCGTCGACAAGAATCACGCTGCGGTAACCTCGATCACCGACCGTTCGATGATCGTGGTCAAGGGCCAGGTGGTGTTCGACGGTCCGAGCGAAGAGGTCCGCAACAATCCCGAACTCATCCAGAAGCACCTGGGAGTCTGA
- a CDS encoding branched-chain amino acid ABC transporter permease, with amino-acid sequence MDFTTFLIQILNSLQYGLLLFLVASGLTLVFGIMGIINLAHGSFYMIGAYLAFALTSLTGNLMLSIALGIPLAFVFGALLEWLLFAHLYKRDHLEQVLLTYGLILIFEELRSLAVGDDVHGVDIPALFSASIPLSDTLSYPVYRILISAVCLLLAAGLWWLMQRTKLGMMIRAGSHDRDMVQALGIDINLLYRTVFALGVVLAALAGMLAAPISSVYPGMGSSVLIISFVIVVIGGIGSVWGALVAALLIGFADTFGKVLLPDLAGLAVYVLMAVVLLWRPEGIFKKG; translated from the coding sequence ATGGATTTCACGACGTTCCTGATACAGATACTGAACTCGCTGCAGTACGGCCTGCTGCTGTTCTTGGTGGCAAGCGGCCTGACGCTGGTGTTCGGCATCATGGGCATCATCAACCTGGCGCACGGCAGCTTCTACATGATCGGCGCCTACCTCGCGTTCGCGCTCACCAGCCTCACAGGCAACCTGATGCTCAGCATCGCCCTCGGCATCCCGCTCGCCTTCGTGTTCGGTGCGCTGCTGGAGTGGCTGCTGTTCGCCCACCTCTACAAGCGCGACCACCTCGAGCAGGTGCTGCTGACCTACGGCCTGATCCTGATCTTCGAGGAACTGCGCAGCCTCGCGGTTGGCGACGACGTGCACGGTGTCGACATCCCGGCCCTGTTCTCGGCCTCGATCCCGCTGTCGGACACGCTGTCCTATCCGGTGTACCGCATCCTCATCTCCGCGGTCTGCCTGTTGCTCGCCGCCGGCCTGTGGTGGCTGATGCAGCGTACCAAGCTCGGCATGATGATCCGCGCCGGCAGCCACGACCGCGACATGGTCCAGGCGCTGGGCATCGACATCAACCTGCTCTACCGCACGGTGTTCGCGCTCGGCGTGGTGTTGGCGGCGCTGGCCGGCATGCTGGCCGCGCCGATCTCCTCGGTGTATCCGGGCATGGGGTCCAGCGTGCTCATCATCTCCTTCGTCATCGTCGTCATCGGCGGCATCGGCTCGGTGTGGGGCGCGCTCGTCGCCGCGCTGCTGATCGGCTTTGCCGACACCTTCGGCAAGGTGCTGCTGCCCGATCTCGCCGGGCTGGCGGTCTACGTGCTCATGGCCGTGGTGCTCCTGTGGCGCCCCGAAGGCATCTTCAAGAAGGGGTAA
- a CDS encoding benzoate-CoA ligase family protein — MPTLSAADHATSPPSIEIPRQYNAADDLIGRNLVAGRGAKLAYIDDLGSYSYDELARRINRCASALRTTLALRQEDRILMCVHDTIEFPTVFLGAIKAGVVPIAVNTLLTAHDYEYMLTDSRARIAVVSAALLPLFQPSLGKVPTLERIVVAGTANPGPDSLVALLDSGSDQFDAAPTLADDACFWLYSSGSTGAPKGTVHIHSSLIQTAELYARPVIGINDNDVVFSAAKLFFAYGLGNGLTFPLAVGATAVLMAERPTPAAVFERLRKHKPTIFYGVPTLYASMLASPDCPTRDEMRLRACTSAGEALPEEIGKRWTERFGVDILDGIGSTEMLHIFLSNRAGSVRYGTTGKAVPGYALRLVDDEGKDITAPGEPGELQISGPTSAAYYWNNREKTRNTFQGPWTRSGDKYQMDADGYYVYAGRSDDMLKVSGIYVSPIEVESALIAHAAVLEAAVVGCEDDDKLIKPKAYIVLKPGLEVTDALRDELKAHVKSMLAPYKYPRWMEFVEELPKTATGKIQRFKLRAAR; from the coding sequence ATGCCCACCCTGAGTGCGGCGGATCACGCCACCAGTCCGCCCAGTATCGAGATCCCGCGGCAGTACAACGCCGCCGACGATCTTATCGGCCGCAACCTCGTCGCCGGCCGCGGCGCCAAGCTCGCCTACATCGACGATCTCGGCAGCTACAGCTACGACGAACTCGCGCGCCGCATCAACCGCTGCGCCAGCGCGCTGCGTACCACCCTGGCGCTGCGCCAGGAAGACCGCATCCTGATGTGCGTACACGACACGATCGAATTCCCGACCGTGTTCCTCGGTGCGATCAAGGCCGGCGTGGTGCCGATCGCGGTCAACACCCTGCTCACCGCCCACGACTACGAATACATGTTGACCGACAGCCGCGCCCGCATCGCAGTGGTGTCGGCCGCGCTGCTGCCGTTGTTCCAGCCGTCGCTGGGCAAGGTGCCGACGCTGGAGCGCATCGTCGTCGCCGGTACGGCCAACCCCGGCCCGGACAGCCTCGTCGCGCTGCTCGACAGCGGCAGCGACCAGTTCGACGCGGCGCCGACGCTGGCCGACGATGCCTGCTTCTGGCTGTATTCCTCCGGTTCCACCGGCGCGCCCAAGGGCACGGTGCACATCCATTCCAGCCTGATCCAGACCGCCGAGCTCTATGCCCGCCCGGTGATCGGTATCAACGACAACGACGTGGTCTTCTCGGCGGCCAAGCTGTTCTTCGCCTACGGCCTCGGCAACGGCCTGACCTTTCCGCTGGCGGTGGGCGCCACCGCGGTGCTGATGGCCGAGCGGCCGACCCCGGCGGCGGTGTTCGAGCGCCTGCGCAAGCACAAGCCGACCATCTTCTACGGCGTGCCCACGCTCTACGCTTCGATGCTGGCCAGCCCCGACTGCCCGACCCGCGACGAGATGCGGCTGCGCGCCTGTACCTCGGCCGGCGAGGCGCTGCCGGAGGAAATCGGCAAGCGCTGGACCGAACGCTTCGGCGTCGACATCCTCGACGGCATCGGCTCCACCGAGATGCTGCACATCTTCCTGTCCAACCGCGCCGGCAGCGTGCGCTACGGCACCACCGGCAAGGCGGTGCCCGGCTACGCGCTGCGTCTGGTCGACGACGAGGGCAAGGACATCACCGCGCCGGGCGAGCCGGGCGAGCTGCAGATCAGCGGCCCGACCTCGGCCGCCTACTACTGGAACAACCGCGAGAAGACGCGCAACACCTTCCAGGGGCCGTGGACCCGAAGCGGCGACAAGTACCAGATGGATGCCGACGGCTACTACGTCTATGCCGGACGCAGCGACGACATGCTCAAGGTAAGCGGCATCTACGTGTCGCCGATCGAGGTCGAATCGGCGCTGATCGCCCACGCCGCGGTGCTGGAGGCGGCCGTGGTCGGCTGCGAGGACGACGACAAGCTGATCAAGCCCAAGGCCTACATCGTGCTCAAGCCCGGCCTCGAAGTGACCGATGCGCTGCGCGACGAGCTCAAGGCCCACGTCAAGAGCATGCTCGCGCCCTACAAGTATCCGCGCTGGATGGAGTTCGTCGAGGAACTGCCCAAGACCGCCACCGGCAAGATCCAGCGCTTCAAGCTGCGCGCCGCGCGCTGA
- a CDS encoding helix-turn-helix transcriptional regulator, which yields MNARTDTPENDQSNAEARQTDERDDGEFLLALGKRVREVRDRRGMTRKLVAREAGVSERHLAHLEAGEGNVSIVLLRHITRALDVSLIELLAPEAEDTVEKRLIRRFLERLPQHRLEEVVFRLMRDFGHEEAVRRKRVALIGLRGAGKSTLGNRLAKEMGVGFIELDREIERETGMPASELFALYGQAGYRRIEQRTLERVIRDNERGVISVGGGVVAQQETYDMLLSNCLTVWVKAQPEEHMARVMAQGDLRPMAGNDEAMEDLKRILEAREPLYAKADTVIDTSGETVDESFMKLRQLVMS from the coding sequence ATGAACGCCAGGACCGACACCCCGGAAAACGATCAGAGCAATGCCGAAGCGCGCCAGACCGACGAGCGCGACGACGGTGAGTTTCTGCTCGCGCTGGGCAAGCGGGTACGTGAAGTGCGCGACCGCCGCGGCATGACGCGCAAGCTGGTGGCCCGCGAGGCCGGCGTTTCCGAACGCCACCTCGCCCACCTGGAAGCCGGCGAAGGCAATGTCTCGATCGTGCTGCTGCGCCACATCACCCGCGCGCTGGATGTCTCGCTGATCGAGCTGCTGGCGCCGGAAGCGGAAGACACGGTGGAGAAGCGGCTGATCCGCCGCTTCCTCGAACGGCTGCCGCAGCACCGCCTGGAAGAAGTGGTGTTCCGCCTGATGCGCGACTTCGGCCATGAAGAAGCGGTGCGCAGGAAGCGGGTGGCGCTGATCGGCCTGCGCGGCGCGGGCAAATCCACGCTGGGCAACCGGCTGGCCAAGGAAATGGGCGTCGGCTTCATCGAGCTCGACCGCGAGATCGAACGCGAAACCGGCATGCCGGCGAGCGAACTGTTCGCGCTGTACGGCCAGGCGGGTTACCGCCGGATCGAGCAGCGCACGCTGGAACGGGTGATCCGCGACAACGAACGCGGCGTCATCTCGGTGGGCGGCGGCGTCGTCGCCCAGCAGGAAACCTACGACATGCTGCTGTCGAACTGCCTGACCGTGTGGGTCAAGGCGCAGCCGGAAGAACACATGGCCCGCGTGATGGCCCAGGGCGACCTGCGGCCGATGGCGGGCAACGACGAGGCGATGGAAGACCTCAAGCGCATCCTCGAAGCGCGCGAGCCGCTCTACGCCAAGGCGGACACCGTGATCGACACCTCGGGCGAGACGGTGGACGAGAGTTTCATGAAGTTAAGACAGCTCGTCATGAGCTGA
- a CDS encoding ABC transporter substrate-binding protein — translation MQKQQQNKAARMVVALAGLSLATLLPLGAHAAEKIKVGLMLPYTGTYAALGTAITNGFKQYVAEQGGTLAGREVEYFVVDDESDPAKATENANKLVKRDEVDVLVGTVHSGVALAMAKVARDTKTLMIIPNAGADELTGPLCAPNIFRSSFSNWQPGYAMGKVAAEKGHKTAVTLTWKYAAGEEATNGFAKAFEAGGGKVVKQLTLPFPNVEFQALLTEIASLKPEAVYVFFAGGGAVKFVKDYDAAGLKKSIPLYSSGFLTDGTLEAMGGAGEGLLTALHYADGLEVPKDKAFRTAYAMTYKMQPDVYAVQGYDAAQMLKSGLDAVKGGKLDQAAIIKAIGSATVDSPRGAFTLSSAHNPIQDIYLRKAEGKDNKLVGVAVKKLADPARGCRM, via the coding sequence ATGCAAAAGCAACAACAGAACAAGGCCGCACGCATGGTGGTCGCACTGGCCGGACTGAGCCTGGCCACGCTGCTGCCGCTGGGTGCGCATGCGGCGGAGAAGATCAAGGTCGGCCTGATGCTGCCCTACACCGGCACCTATGCTGCGCTCGGCACCGCCATCACCAACGGCTTCAAGCAGTACGTCGCCGAGCAGGGCGGCACGCTGGCCGGCCGCGAGGTCGAGTACTTCGTCGTCGATGACGAGTCCGATCCGGCCAAGGCCACCGAAAACGCCAACAAGCTGGTCAAGCGCGACGAGGTCGATGTGCTGGTCGGTACGGTGCACTCCGGCGTTGCGCTGGCGATGGCCAAGGTCGCGCGCGACACCAAGACCCTGATGATCATCCCCAACGCCGGCGCCGACGAACTCACCGGCCCGCTGTGCGCGCCCAACATCTTCCGCTCGTCCTTCAGCAACTGGCAGCCGGGTTACGCCATGGGCAAGGTCGCGGCCGAGAAGGGACACAAGACCGCGGTCACGCTGACCTGGAAGTACGCCGCCGGCGAAGAGGCCACCAACGGCTTCGCCAAGGCCTTCGAGGCGGGCGGCGGCAAGGTCGTCAAGCAGCTCACGCTGCCCTTCCCGAACGTCGAGTTCCAGGCCCTGCTGACCGAGATCGCCTCGCTCAAGCCGGAGGCGGTGTATGTGTTCTTCGCCGGCGGCGGCGCCGTCAAGTTCGTCAAGGATTACGACGCGGCCGGCCTCAAGAAGAGCATCCCGCTGTATTCGAGCGGCTTCCTCACCGACGGCACGCTCGAAGCGATGGGCGGTGCCGGCGAAGGCCTGCTGACCGCGCTGCACTACGCCGACGGCCTCGAAGTGCCGAAGGACAAGGCCTTCCGCACAGCCTATGCGATGACCTACAAGATGCAGCCCGACGTCTACGCGGTGCAGGGCTACGACGCCGCGCAGATGCTCAAGTCCGGTCTCGACGCGGTCAAGGGCGGCAAGCTCGACCAGGCGGCGATCATCAAGGCGATCGGCTCGGCCACGGTGGATAGCCCGCGCGGCGCCTTCACCCTGTCGTCGGCACATAACCCGATTCAGGACATCTACCTGCGCAAGGCCGAGGGCAAGGACAACAAGCTGGTCGGCGTCGCGGTCAAGAAGCTCGCCGATCCGGCGCGCGGCTGCCGCATGTAA
- a CDS encoding hemerythrin domain-containing protein: protein MTAMQQAIAIIKDEHQSMGAVLKGLQAHLDAVREGRDKPDFPLFQAMFDYIETIPDRVHHPKEDEYLFRLLRMRSDEANVILDELEGQHNVCATLLASVRKAMNAYRESGELAGFERSLQAYATFLWDHMRKEEEIVLPLAERHLTGEDWEAIHAAFQANRSQAW from the coding sequence ATGACAGCGATGCAGCAGGCGATAGCCATCATCAAGGACGAGCACCAGTCGATGGGCGCGGTGCTCAAGGGCCTGCAGGCCCACCTGGACGCGGTGCGCGAAGGTAGGGACAAACCCGACTTCCCGCTCTTCCAGGCGATGTTCGATTACATTGAAACCATTCCCGACCGGGTCCATCACCCCAAGGAGGACGAGTACCTGTTCCGTCTGCTGCGCATGCGCAGCGACGAGGCCAACGTCATCCTCGACGAGCTCGAAGGCCAGCACAATGTTTGCGCCACGCTGCTGGCCTCGGTGCGCAAGGCGATGAACGCCTACCGCGAGAGTGGCGAACTCGCAGGCTTCGAACGCAGCCTGCAGGCCTACGCCACCTTCCTGTGGGACCACATGAGAAAAGAAGAAGAAATCGTCCTGCCGCTGGCCGAGCGTCATCTGACCGGCGAGGACTGGGAAGCGATCCACGCGGCCTTTCAGGCCAACCGGAGCCAGGCCTGGTAA
- a CDS encoding 3,4-dehydroadipyl-CoA semialdehyde dehydrogenase, which yields MKLANHVCGQWVEGAGEGIALFDPVTGERLVSVSSEGVDVAAALRYARESGGAGLRAMSYEARAALLGKIAEVLTANRDAYYDISLRNSGSNAADAGFDVDGAIFTIKTYARAGKVLGDARHLKEGARVPLAKTDAFQGQHFLTPLSGVAIFINAFNFPAWGLWEKAAPALLAGVPVLVKPATPTAWLTQRMVADVVAAGILPPGAINIVCGSARDLLDHVGECDVVSFTGSADTAARIRNHPAVVANAVRVNVEADSVNSAILGPDAQPGSAEFDLAVKEIVRELTIKTGQKCTAIRRIFAPAAVARPLADAVAAKLAGMTVGNPRSEGVRVGPLVSKAQQAAAFEGLAKLRQDAELVFGGGEGFVPVDADPAVSAFVQPTLLFCDKGLAAQHVHDVEVFGPVATVLPYADTAEVIALARRGRGSLVASVYSADAGFLAELVPGIAELHGRVMVVDAAVGGQHTGHGNVMPTCLHGGPGRAGGGEELGGLRALAMYHRRYVVQGGPGLLDALSAGAADAALLGA from the coding sequence GTGAAGCTTGCCAATCATGTATGCGGGCAGTGGGTGGAAGGCGCAGGGGAGGGCATTGCGCTCTTCGATCCGGTGACCGGCGAGCGCCTGGTCTCGGTGTCTTCCGAAGGCGTCGATGTCGCGGCGGCGCTGCGCTACGCCCGTGAAAGCGGCGGCGCGGGCCTGCGCGCCATGAGCTACGAAGCGCGTGCCGCGCTGCTCGGCAAGATCGCCGAAGTGCTCACCGCCAATCGTGACGCCTATTACGACATCTCGCTGCGCAACTCCGGCTCGAATGCGGCGGACGCCGGCTTCGACGTCGATGGCGCGATCTTCACCATCAAGACCTACGCCCGCGCCGGCAAGGTGCTGGGCGACGCCCGCCACCTGAAGGAAGGCGCGCGGGTGCCGCTGGCCAAGACCGACGCCTTCCAGGGGCAGCACTTCCTGACGCCGCTGTCGGGCGTTGCGATCTTCATCAATGCCTTCAACTTTCCGGCCTGGGGGCTGTGGGAGAAGGCGGCGCCGGCGCTGCTCGCCGGCGTGCCGGTTCTGGTGAAGCCGGCCACGCCCACCGCCTGGCTGACCCAGCGCATGGTGGCCGACGTGGTCGCCGCCGGCATCCTGCCGCCGGGCGCGATCAACATCGTCTGCGGCTCCGCCCGCGACCTGCTCGACCACGTCGGCGAATGCGACGTGGTGTCTTTCACCGGTTCGGCCGACACCGCCGCCCGCATCCGCAACCATCCGGCGGTCGTCGCCAACGCGGTGCGCGTCAATGTGGAAGCGGACAGCGTCAACTCCGCCATCCTCGGCCCCGACGCCCAGCCGGGCAGCGCCGAGTTCGATCTCGCGGTGAAGGAGATCGTGCGCGAGCTCACCATCAAGACTGGTCAGAAGTGCACCGCCATCCGCCGCATCTTCGCCCCGGCCGCGGTGGCGCGGCCGCTGGCCGACGCGGTGGCGGCCAAGCTCGCCGGCATGACCGTCGGCAATCCGCGCAGCGAAGGCGTGCGCGTCGGCCCGCTGGTGAGCAAGGCCCAGCAGGCGGCGGCCTTCGAGGGTCTCGCCAAGCTGCGCCAGGACGCCGAACTGGTGTTCGGCGGCGGCGAGGGCTTCGTGCCGGTCGATGCCGACCCGGCCGTCTCCGCCTTCGTCCAGCCCACGCTGCTGTTCTGCGACAAGGGTCTGGCTGCGCAGCATGTACACGATGTGGAAGTGTTCGGCCCGGTGGCAACCGTGCTGCCTTATGCCGATACTGCAGAAGTAATAGCGCTCGCGCGCCGCGGTCGCGGTTCGCTGGTGGCCTCGGTGTATTCCGCCGACGCCGGCTTCCTCGCCGAGCTGGTGCCGGGCATCGCCGAGCTGCACGGCCGGGTGATGGTGGTGGATGCCGCCGTCGGCGGCCAGCACACCGGCCACGGCAACGTGATGCCGACCTGCCTGCACGGCGGGCCGGGCCGCGCCGGCGGCGGGGAAGAACTCGGCGGTCTGCGTGCGCTGGCGATGTATCACCGCCGCTATGTGGTACAGGGCGGGCCGGGCTTGCTGGATGCGCTGTCGGCGGGGGCTGCGGACGCGGCGCTGCTGGGGGCTTGA
- a CDS encoding DUF4863 family protein encodes MTPEAFQALIAKVTATIAGKPVDAALATFLNERFPPGSAEFDDIAAACKQAVADGWMCEREHGGIKYGRVIKPCDAIHGFSVDVVEMADVVGPQHAHPNGEVDMIMPLDGEPKFDGHGAGWFVYGPGTVHKPTVAGGRAYVLYLLPGGAIEFTR; translated from the coding sequence ATGACGCCTGAAGCCTTCCAGGCCCTGATCGCCAAGGTCACCGCCACCATCGCCGGCAAGCCGGTCGATGCTGCGCTGGCCACCTTCCTCAACGAGCGCTTCCCGCCCGGCAGCGCCGAATTCGACGACATCGCCGCGGCCTGCAAGCAGGCCGTCGCCGATGGCTGGATGTGCGAGCGCGAGCATGGCGGCATCAAGTACGGCCGCGTCATCAAGCCCTGTGACGCGATCCACGGCTTCAGCGTGGACGTGGTCGAGATGGCCGACGTGGTCGGTCCGCAGCATGCCCACCCCAATGGCGAGGTCGACATGATCATGCCGCTCGACGGCGAGCCGAAGTTCGACGGCCACGGCGCCGGCTGGTTCGTCTATGGCCCGGGCACGGTGCACAAGCCCACCGTCGCCGGCGGGCGCGCCTACGTGCTCTACCTGCTGCCGGGCGGCGCCATCGAATTCACCCGGTAG
- a CDS encoding ABC transporter ATP-binding protein has product MGEMTGDIKAAVQPHLTGEALMVADKLTRRFGGLAANQGVCLTLERGKLHALLGPNGAGKSTCINMLSGDLPPSEGRILLKGKDITGLTNAQRSKIGVGRSYQRTNIFPQFTVLENCRLAAQSRHPRPWRIFTDALRLSDTLERARAAIVEAGLAGREDRIAGIMSHGEQRQLEIAMVLATDAEVLLLDEPLAGMGSEESAQMVGLLNKLKQNRAILLVEHDMDAVFAVADTITVMVNGVVLESGTPEQIRNSPDVQQAYLGHEAEHE; this is encoded by the coding sequence ATGGGTGAGATGACCGGCGACATCAAGGCCGCGGTGCAGCCCCACCTGACGGGGGAGGCGCTGATGGTGGCCGACAAGCTGACCCGCCGCTTCGGCGGCCTGGCGGCCAACCAGGGCGTCTGCCTCACGCTGGAGCGCGGCAAGCTGCACGCGCTGCTGGGGCCCAACGGCGCCGGCAAATCGACCTGCATCAACATGCTGTCGGGCGACCTGCCGCCGTCCGAGGGCCGCATTCTGTTGAAGGGCAAGGACATCACCGGCCTGACCAACGCACAGCGTTCGAAGATAGGCGTCGGCCGCAGCTACCAGCGCACCAACATCTTTCCGCAATTCACCGTGCTGGAGAACTGCCGGCTCGCCGCGCAGTCGCGCCATCCGCGGCCGTGGAGGATCTTCACCGACGCGCTCAGGCTGTCCGACACCCTGGAGCGCGCCCGCGCGGCCATCGTCGAGGCGGGGCTTGCCGGCCGTGAGGACCGTATCGCCGGGATCATGTCGCACGGCGAGCAGCGCCAGCTCGAGATCGCGATGGTGCTGGCCACCGACGCCGAGGTGCTGCTGCTCGACGAGCCGCTCGCCGGCATGGGCTCGGAGGAGTCGGCGCAGATGGTCGGGCTGCTCAACAAGCTCAAGCAGAACCGCGCCATCCTGCTGGTGGAGCACGACATGGACGCGGTGTTCGCGGTCGCCGACACCATCACCGTGATGGTCAACGGCGTGGTGCTGGAATCGGGCACGCCGGAGCAGATACGCAACAGCCCTGACGTGCAGCAGGCCTACCTTGGACACGAGGCGGAACATGAGTGA
- a CDS encoding branched-chain amino acid ABC transporter permease → MNPQSNSRGALVAKLVVLAALLAFPLVGSAFYTEMVAKVLVMAIFAMSLDLLVGFTGLVSLGHAAYFGIAAYAVALLTPKYDPASLWVALPVAVLGAALAAFVIGIFVLRTKGIYFIMVTLAFAQMAYYVFHDTPVGGGSDGIYINFKPEAAIAGWAPFDLNEPLHMYYFIVAALVLVFGFLTLLLRSPFGKVLVGIRSNEHRMQSLGYATFRYKLAAFTVAGGLAGVAGFLYGVLFGFVTPEYLSWHQSGNVLMMVILGGMGNLAGAVVGAFAFIGLQEVFSGWTKHWQLLMGGVIVAAVLFMPGGLSALPRRLYKKFKEERIHG, encoded by the coding sequence ATGAACCCGCAATCCAATTCCCGCGGCGCGCTGGTGGCCAAGCTGGTGGTGCTCGCCGCACTGCTGGCCTTCCCGCTGGTCGGCTCCGCCTTCTATACCGAGATGGTGGCCAAGGTGCTGGTGATGGCGATCTTCGCCATGAGCCTGGACCTGCTGGTGGGCTTCACCGGCCTGGTCAGCCTCGGCCATGCGGCCTATTTCGGCATCGCTGCCTACGCGGTCGCGCTGCTGACGCCGAAGTACGATCCGGCCAGCCTGTGGGTCGCGCTGCCGGTGGCGGTGCTCGGCGCGGCGCTGGCGGCCTTCGTGATCGGCATCTTCGTGCTGAGGACCAAGGGCATCTACTTCATCATGGTGACGCTGGCCTTTGCCCAGATGGCCTACTACGTGTTCCACGACACGCCGGTCGGCGGCGGCTCGGACGGCATCTACATCAACTTCAAGCCGGAGGCGGCGATCGCCGGCTGGGCGCCGTTCGACCTCAACGAACCGCTGCACATGTATTACTTCATCGTGGCGGCGCTGGTGCTGGTGTTCGGGTTCCTCACGCTGCTGCTGCGCTCGCCTTTCGGCAAGGTGCTGGTCGGCATCCGCAGCAACGAGCACCGCATGCAGTCGCTCGGCTACGCCACCTTCCGCTACAAGCTGGCCGCCTTCACCGTGGCCGGCGGGCTGGCCGGTGTGGCGGGCTTCCTCTACGGCGTGCTGTTCGGCTTCGTCACGCCGGAATACCTGTCCTGGCACCAGTCCGGCAACGTGCTGATGATGGTGATCCTCGGCGGCATGGGCAACCTGGCCGGCGCGGTGGTGGGCGCCTTCGCCTTCATCGGCCTGCAGGAGGTCTTCTCCGGCTGGACCAAGCACTGGCAGCTGCTGATGGGCGGCGTCATCGTCGCCGCGGTGCTGTTCATGCCGGGCGGGCTGTCGGCGCTGCCGCGCCGGCTCTACAAGAAGTTCAAGGAGGAGCGCATCCATGGGTGA